In Vicia villosa cultivar HV-30 ecotype Madison, WI unplaced genomic scaffold, Vvil1.0 ctg.002106F_1_1, whole genome shotgun sequence, the following are encoded in one genomic region:
- the LOC131637901 gene encoding uncharacterized protein C106.07c-like: MAGGRFRELLKKYGKVAIGVHCSVSAASVTGLYVAIRNNVDVEAILEKFHLGAASPEENPNPDTDSSAVSVKSRTAQMAASAGGAFTLALLCNKALIPVRVPITVALTPPIARFLARRNILKSGV, encoded by the coding sequence ATGGCCGGTGGTCGATTCCGCGAGCTTCTGAAAAAGTACGGTAAAGTGGCGATCGGCGTTCACTGTTCCGTTTCAGCAGCTTCCGTCACCGGCCTCTACGTCGCCATTAGAAACAACGTCGACGTAGAAGCCATCCTCGAGAAGTTCCATTTGGGCGCCGCTTCCCCGGAAGAAAACCCTAACCCTGATACAGACTCTTCCGCGGTGTCGGTTAAGAGCCGCACGGCGCAGATGGCGGCTTCTGCAGGCGGTGCTTTCACGCTAGCTTTACTCTGCAACAAGGCTCTGATCCCTGTTCGGGTTCCTATTACTGTAGCACTCACGCCCCCAATTGCGAGGTTCTTGGCTAGGAGGAACATTTTGAAGAGTGGTGTATGA
- the LOC131637906 gene encoding serine/threonine-protein phosphatase 7 long form homolog has protein sequence MSGLLALGALHRGTRENVAAYDESKRFRLHNHMFDREPSEAIKPYLERAGFGHVSKINFRSVDSKLVIAMLERWRPETHTFHLPTGECTITLEDINMLFGLRVDGRAVVGETEGPDYACIDALGIQPVGYRVKGAVKLTWIHDELIELETHSQQTEEENILHAKLYILSMIAVLFPDKSHSVLHSSWFKFVKDFDECGKYSWGSACLAYLYREMCKACRVGCMSVGGCSLILAVWTYYRIPQLAPRSEIAPSYPYATRFAQRGMEYYSSPNTFLDGYRFILDHMVQGDFLWRPYEEYPHRTQREARAWSATTYIICFHIVEMHHADRVRLQFGFTQNIPQPPRCLGDHHLVS, from the exons ATGTCTGGTTTGCTTGCTTTGGGAGCTCTTCATAGAGGAACAAGGGAGAACGTGGCGGCATAT GATGAGTCTAAAAGGTTTAGACTACATAATCATATGTTTGACAGGGAGCCAAGTGAGGCTATCAAGCCTTACTTAGAAAGAGCCGGTTTTGGACATGTCTccaaaattaattttagaagtgTTGATTCTAAACTTGTAATTGCGATGCTTGAGAGGTGGAGGCCTGAAACACACACGTTTCATTTGCCGACCGGTGAATGTACAATCACATTAGAGGATATAAATATGTTGTTTGGCCTCCGCGTAGATGGGAGAGCTGTAGTAGGTGAGACCGAAGGTCCCGATTATGCTTGTATCGATGCTTTAGGCATACAACCGGTCGGTTATAGGGTGAAGGGTGCGGTAAAATTAACATGGATACACGACGAGTTGATTGAATTAGAAACCCATTCTCAACAAACCGAGGAGGAAAATATACTGCATGCAAAATTATATATCTTAAGTATGATTGCTGTTTTATTTCCTGATAAATCTCATAGTGTATTGCATTCTTCTTGGTTCAAATTTGTCAAAGATTTTGATGAATGTGGCAAATATAGTTGGGGGTCCGCGTGTTTGGCTTACCTTTACAGGGAGATGTGCAAAGCATGTCGTGTAGGATGCATGAGTGTTGGAGGATGCTCACTCATTCTCGCTGTGTGGACATACTATCGTATTCCACAACTTGCTCCAAGGAGTGAAATTGCTCCATCCTATCCATACGCCACTAG ATTTGCACAACGAGGTATGGAGTATTACTCATCTCCAAATACTTTTCTTGATGGATATCGTTTCATTTTGGATCACATGGTCCAAGGAGAT TTTTTGTGGAGGCCTTACGAAGAATATCCTCATCGCACTCAACGAGAAGCTCGAGCGTGGAGTGCAACTACATATATTATCTGTTTTCATATTGTGGAAATGCATCACGCCGACAGGGTTAGGCTTCAATTTGGTTTTACGCAAAACATCCCTCAACCCCCGAGGTGTCTTGGAGATCATCACTTG GTGAGTTGA
- the LOC131637907 gene encoding uncharacterized protein LOC131637907, which yields MAQRNIICSVHYYGVISNDLTNGFSFSNTETKRFKVHCRADFMHLKERIETKLQLPVSEIIYRLPLFNGESGIIFYVMKPIEDDDGVKVMFECHNSFAPLDDMELYVHIVSPPINQSQESHSHQYGLSQPTDEEPTQNNEPFIPDEQVDEYSEDEIQEVQYEDLFGDDNDPDDVEPSQPTLARPISMYAPPDHMRNICLEEAPSESIFGSHITNYSDVDLYEGMEFEDKEECVAAIQHWHITNNLDYWVYKSDTKRYVIKCKNPTCKFKCRASVRKKNSKWMIGKLSGPHVCTTTSMSQDHRQLTSDIVSHCIRDLVNTDPSIKVKLIISHITGKYGYNISYRKAWIAKVKAIESLYGNWETSYNDLPRWLLVMKTYLPGMIIDLETLPAFSNEGSQLGDKMIFHRLFWAFQPCIHGFAYCKPIVQVDGTWLYGRYKGTLLMAVAQDGNGNIFPIAFAIVEGETKDAWSFFLRNLRIHVTPQPNLCLISDRHPSIKGGYDDPANGWQNPPSSHVYCIRHIAQNFMRAIRDKELRKKLVNMGYALTESTYNYYRTEIRQTNRDAMEWIENIPREKWARAFDRGQRWGHMTTNLAEAMNSVLKATRNLPIASLFSATYFRMGALFGQRGHEWTKRLTSGQTFTDKCIKGMTEEVNKASSHNVYQFDRERFYFMVAERINRNDGRPTGTYGVDLRKRTCDCGKFQASLVSPSTIAGLR from the exons ATGGCTCAGAGAAACATTATTTGTTCAGTGCATTACTATGGTGTTATCAGTAACGATCTAACCAACGGTTTTTCGTTTAGCAATACCGAAACAAAACGTTTCAAAGTGCATTGTAGAGCCGATTTTATGCATTTGAAGGAACGGATCGAAACAAAATTGCAACTtcctgtaagtgaaattatttatcGACTTCCTTTGTTTAATGGAGAAAGCGGTATCATTTTTTACGTCATGAAACCAATAGAGGACGACGATGGCGTTAAAGTGATGTTCGAATGTCACAATTCGTTTGCTCCTCTTGACGATATGGAGCTATATGTTCATATTGTTAGTCCTCCCATTAACCAATCGCAAGAGTCGCATTCGCATCAATACGGTTTGAGCCAACCCACTGATGAAGAACCAACCCAAAACAACGAACCATTTATACCCGACGAACAGGTGGACGAGTACAGTGAGGATGAAATACAGGAAGTGCAATATGAAGATCTTTTTGGTGATGACAATGACCCTGATGATGTTGAGCCGTCGCAGCCTACACTTGCACGACCGATTAGCATGTACGCCCCACCGGATCACATGCGAAATATTTGTTTAGAAGAGGCACCGTCTGAATCAATTTTTGGTTCCCACATAACAAACTATAGTGATGTTGATTTATATGAGGGAATGGAGTTTGAAGACAAGGAGGAGTGCGTTGCTGCTATTCAACATTGGCATATCACCAATAATCTTGATTATTGGGTATACAAATCTGACACGAAAAGATATGTCATCAAATGCAAAAATCCAACTTGCAAATTCAAATGTAGAGCATCCGTTCGCAAGAAGAATTCTAAGTGGATGATAGGTAAGTTGAGTGGACCACATGTCTGCACAACCACTTCAATGTCGCAAGATCATAGACAACTTACATCAGATATTGTCTCTCACTGCATCAGAGATTTGGTTAACACCGACCCCTCAATTAAGGTAAAGCTCATAATTTCTCATATAACAGGAAAGTATGGTTATAATATATCTTACAGGAAAGCGTGGATTGCAAAGGTAAAGGCCATAGAATCCTTGTATGGAAACTGGGAGACATCTTACAATGACCTTCCACGATGGTTATTGGTAATGAAAACATATCTGCCTGGAATGATAATAGACTTGGAAACTTTACCTGCATTTTCAAACGAAGGAAGTCAGTTGGGTGATAAGATGATATTCCATCGTCTATTTTGGGCTTTTCAaccttgcatccatggttttgccTATTGCAAGCCAATTGTTCAAGTCGACGGAACATGGTTGTATGGAAGGTACAAAGGGACATTGTTGATGGCTGTGGCGCAGGATGGGAATGGTAACATTTTTCCTATTGCTTTCGCTATTGTCGAGGGTGAAACCAAGGATGCTTGGAGTTTTTTCCTTCGTAATCTAAGAATCCATGTGACACCCCAACCCAATCTATGCCTAATATCAGACAGACATCCATCGATTAAAGGTGGCTACGATGATCCTGCAAATGGATGGCAAAATCCTCCGTCATCACATGTCTATTGCATAAGGCATATCGCGCAAAATTTTATGCGTGCGATTAGAGACAAAGAACTACGTAAAAAACTCGTCAACATGG GATATGCATTGACGGAGTCAACGTACAATTACTATAGAACCGAAATTCGTCAGACAAATAGAGATGctatggagtggattgaaaatatCCCCAGGGAGAAGTGGGCAAGGGCGTTTGATAGAGGGCAACGATGGGGACACATGACGACTAACCTTGCAGAAGCAATGAACTCTGTGCTAAAGGCTACCAGAAATCTTCCAATAGCGTCTTTGTTTTCGGCCACATATTTTCGGATGGGAGCATTATTTGGTCAACGCGGACATGAATGGACAAAGAGGTTGACATCAGGCCAAACTTTTACAGACAAGTGTATCAAGGGGATGACTGAAGAAGTCAACAAAGCAAGCAGTCATAATGTTTACCAGTTTGACCGGGAGAGGTTCTATTTTATGGTGGCCGAAAGAATAAACCGCAACGATGGTCGTCCAACTGGTACTTACGGTGTTGATTTGCGAAAGCGAACATGTGATTGTGGAAAATTTCAAGCATCCTTGGTTTCACCCTCGACAATAGCGGGTTTG AGGTAA